In Oncorhynchus mykiss isolate Arlee chromosome 19, USDA_OmykA_1.1, whole genome shotgun sequence, the sequence agtgtgtggatagagtctagtgagtgtgtgggtagagtctagtcagtgtgtgggtagagtctagtgagtgtgtgggtagagtctagtgagtgtgtgggtagagtctagtgagtgtgtgggtagagtctagtgagtgagtgggtagagtagtgagtgtgtggttagagtctagtgagtgtgtgggtagagtctagtgagtgtgtgggtagagtctagtgagtgtgtgggtagagtctagtgagtgtgtgggtagagtctagtgagtgtgtgggtagagtctagtgagtgtgtgggtagagtctagtgagtgtgtgggtagagtctagtgagtgtgtgggtagagtttagtgagtgagtgggtagagtctagttagtgtgtgggtagagtctagtgagtgtgtgggtagagtctagtgagtgtgtacatagagtcagtgcaagagtgtcagtgtaaaaaacaaaaaaaggtgTCTATGTAAATACAGACATGTTTTTCAGATTTAAAAGGAGCATTGCCTTATTTGGAACAATAACCAACactttatctgtattttttaaattatattttaagATATGTCTTTAGTGCTTTTGGAATGACATCTATGAACATGATTTGAAGCAACATGTAATCTGCTAAAGGTCTCTATCACACCTGGATGGTCAAGTCTCACCTTGTGTTCTTTGAATTATGAACAACACGGATAATCAGTCCTACTCATTACAATGTGGTTattgttattatagagcagtagtctcttaccttggggtggtcagtgttattatagagcagtagtctcttaccttggggtggtcagtgttattatagagcagtagtctcttaccttggggtggtcagtgttattatagatcagtagtctcttaccttggagtGGTCaatgttattatagagcagtattctcttaccttggggtggtcagtgttattagagcagtagtctcttaccttggggtggtcagtgtttttagagcagtagtctcttaccttggggtggacagtgttattatagagcagtagtctcttaccttggggtggtcagtgttattatagagcagtagtctcttaccttggggtggacagtgttattatagagcagtagtctcttaccttggggtggtcagtgttattatagagcagtagtctcttaccttggggtggtcagtgttattttagagcagtagtctcttacctttgGGTTGTCAGTGGGGTGCCGTCCACCCATTTCCAGGTCCCCtcagtaacagagtcagtcagaccaatccaggCTCTCTTAAAGAAGCTGAAGAGAAACTCCTGTTGGTGAGAAAGATACTGATGATTTCAACTACTATAGACTACATGTGTTAAATACTGGAAGATACATTACTGACCAAGGCATGTTTGATTCTCTCACCTGTTCCTTATCACTGTTTATGATCACCATGTCTGCTCCTCTCTTCAGACAGTCCTGTCTACTCTCCCTCCAGGGTTTTTTCACTGTAGACAGGAAGTACCAACTGGATTCAAACTTCTGCCAACCTTCAGGACATTTTTGTTCTACAAGACAACAACATGCATTTCCATCTTGTTATTCTGCACCTATTATTGTAGAATACGAACACAAGTTTACTGCATATTAGATATGTGTTGTTTTGATCATTTATCAGGTTAACTCACTCAGATTAGAGAACTTTGACGTGAGATCATCTCTATccttctgtagctggtctctctctttagtcagggtgttgtaactggtctgtagctggtctctctctttagtcagggtgttgtaactggtctgtagctggtctctctctttagtcagggtgttgtacCTGGTCTGTAGCTGCTTTCCCTTTTTAGTCAGATTGTTGTAAATGGGTTTTACCTGGTGTCTCTCTTCAGTCAGGGttttgtaactggtctgtagctggtctctctcttcagtcagggtgttgtaactggtctgtagctggtctctctcttcagttagggtgttgtaactggtctgtagctggtctctctcttcactcagggtgttgtaactggtctgtagcaggTCTTTCTCTGCAGTCTCATTGCCTCTGTTATCTGGAAAGGATTGATACATATAGCTCCTGGTTAATTCCCTCACAAAACAGTAATTCAATCATTTCTAAATGCATTTTCCCATGATAATGACTGAGA encodes:
- the LOC118941449 gene encoding centrosomal protein of 135 kDa-like isoform X1 — its product is MADYVNKQMIELKEVNQEYQNRATRSVKTEIHLSDGRLRLYRLAAVCLGVLCVLQVTLNISLRLAFYNRGNETAEKDLLQTSYNTLSEERDQLQTSYNTLTEERDQLQTSYNTLTEERDQLQTSYKTLTEERHQVKPIYNNLTKKGKQLQTRYNTLTKERDQLQTSYNTLTKERDQLQTSYNTLTKERDQLQKDRDDLTSKFSNLSELT